Below is a genomic region from Miscanthus floridulus cultivar M001 chromosome 1, ASM1932011v1, whole genome shotgun sequence.
CTACGAGCAGGTGCTGTGGATGTAGATGCGCTGCATCTCCGCGTCGCGGGTGGAGCTAGGTTAACAGCGTGTGGGTCCCGCTTGCAGGCGGGCCCGGGGTTGAGTATTTCCGGGGCGCACGAAACGTGTATGCGGGCCCACGGCGCGGAACCGACCTAGAAGCGTCGGCAACCCGCAATCACGGACCGGCACGTGGGTCGCGTTGCCAGCCCAAGCCCGCGTGAGGCGCGTCCACCGCGACCATCTGCGGTGAGGAATGAACCACATCGCGATTCTGATTGGCGGCGCAGTAGCATGCGAGAGTGTGACTGTGAGAGCGCTAAAAATTGCACGGCCTGTGTTTGTGCTCCAACGACTCAGGGCCTGCAGCCGAACACCGATTTAAAATACCTCGCAGACCCATTTGAAACCGTCATTTACAAAATTTCTCTATCGCACTAAAAAGTTCGCCCGATTCATTTAAAACTACTTACTGTAGAACATTAGACCAGTCTCAATAGAACTAGATATAGTATAAATAGAGATGACAAAAATATCATGTGATGACATAAACTTATTTACACTAAGTttcatttcatatatatatatataaacttatCTACACTATTTGTAACACATGAAAGTCCTAAAAATTGAGACAAAAAACCCATTGAGATTGGACTTAGAGCCTTAGAGGTCATGCAACGTAAAAGACGATTTAGGCAGCCAATTTTAACCACAAAAATCCAAGTATTAGAACAAGGAAAATCAATTAATACAGCATTGGCAGCACAACCATGTAAATGCAAGGAACTATGCCCAAATAAGTAGTCACATAGAAGTTGCAACCACCCAATCGATCCAAATCTCAAACCCATTGTAATCAACCGTTACAATAATGGTTGGAATCTCAACAGAAACCAAGCCACCAGGATGCAGAGGCATCTTGAGAATACATGAGTCACAAATATAAGACGCAGCACAATTCAAGTATGATCGACCTGACAGTGTTCAAACATAGTTTGGAAAGCGTAAAATCTAGTAAACAAGACACCATCACCAGTCCAAGCCTCTGAAAAATGTGTCCCCGAGGCCCATCACACTGAAAGGTCTTCGATAAATTAGATGAGAAGCTTCTCAATAGAGTCCTGCAATTCATTAAATTTGATTAATCTACAACACGATAAAAAAGACTATTAAACAGCATACAAATGTTACAGAATCAacatatgcacaaatatatataagaTAAAATATCCAGTATCAACAACTACTATGACAGAATATTAAGTACCTTGAGACCCTGTATTTGTAGTTTCAGCTGGCTACCCTCATTGCTGGTCACTGAGCAAGCAATGACCGGTCTTGTCACACCACAAGCACGGCCAAGAGCTTGTTTCGATGGAACAAATACATATGGCACATTCTGCATAGAGCATAGGGCAAATTTATTAGCCAATGGTGATTTTTTTTGGGATAAGGTCCAATGGTGAATGTTGCCATATTCATTAAGTATGCTAACAGAAGTGTTGTATACAAGTAGTTCATGTCATCAACCAAGCAGGATAAAGAGAGCACAAAGAAGCATGTAGAAATAACTAAACACAGGCTAAATCAGCTAACAGGACTGCACTGCCAGGCTGAATTGAATTATCATTACATGTCCGTTACTTAACAGAATATAACCTGATAGCACTACATTTGTAAGAAGATGGTGAATGTTGCCATATTCATTAAGAAGTCTGCTAAAGGAAGTGATGTATACAGGACTGCACTGCCAGGCTGAATTGAATTATCATTACATGTCCATTACTTAAACAGAATATAACCTGCTAGCACTACATTTGTAAGAAGATGGTGAATGTTGCCATATTCATTAAGTCTGCTAAAGGAAGTGATGTATACAGGTAGTTCATGTCATCAAATAAGCAGGATAAAGGGAGCACAAAGAAGCATGTAGAACTAACTAAAAACGCAAGCTTTATCAGCTAACAGGACTGCACTGCCGGGCTGATTTATCACTACATGTCTGTTACTTAACGGAATAAAACCTGCTAGCATCAAATTTATGAGAAAATCCAATCCAACTCCTGGCATTGAGGGCCACATCAATTCATACCCACTCCATTTTTCTAAAAGGCATGTTTCATTTTGTTATGGCAGAATTTAATCAGAAATTACTCTATAATTATATTATTGTGTTATCAAAAAGTATAGTCATAAGAAAAAGGTTTTGAATACAGATCTAATGATACCAACCTCGTGGCACAAAAATTACATACTAATAGAAAAAATGTTGGCTGAAGGCGACGCAAAATTGAGCATTATGTTTTCAAACGCAGGGGGTACCATTTACAGATAATTAACTAAAAAACACAGTTGAAGCAATTACTTTTGGACAGAGTAACACACACTGAGCATATATGACAACAATGTTGCAAGCATCCATGAATATCTAGCATCAAAAGATTGGCTTCATTGCAATTAAAGCAAATAAGAAATCCTCTACAGCTTAAGGAGTTAACAAAGGACCGTTCATTCTCACTCACAAGTCACAATACAACAAAACAAAGGGCAAAAACAAAACAATAATCACACCGCGCTAGTGTACGCGAAACAAAACAAAAGGGGAAGGGGAAAGGGCAAAAAAATCAGTACCTTATCCTCAGCTAGCAAGGGGAGGTGGAGCAGGATCTCGAGAGGCTCCGTGTCCGCCGCCATCACTACGAACTCGGATATCCCCCTGTTCAGTGTCTTCGTCGCTGCGCACAAACACAAAAGACACAAATTGAATAAGAAAGCCCCAGAATTAACAGAGTACAGGCCAGGAGACGTGCACAAGGGATTGGTCCGGTACCTTCGTTAGCTCCCTTCTTGAGCTGCTTGTAGTTGGCGGCCTGCTGGACGATATCGAGGATACCCATCGTCAGCTGCGCATCAGCCAGCGGGTACGCCTTCGGGTTCACCGCGGACTCCATCTCAGGGGCGGATCTAGTAAagggacatgggtgtacacatgtacaccAGATAGTTTTTTTTGCAAAGAGTTAAAATTTAAGTAGTCATCAAATACCCAAATAGCTTGAGGTTAAGGGTTTGAAaactcggtttcgcacagcagacagggaagagaaggggttggGAATACCTGGTGGGCGTTCTTCGCCGGcgaagggcggcggcggcaggtagCCCAGCAGGGTTATTCGGACCAGGCTTGGTGGCGGTGGCGTACTGTCGTTGTCGCGGCAGCGGCTGGAGTGTCGTGTGGTGGAGCCGGGAGGAGAGGCCGAGGCTGGTGGCGGTTAGGGTTACCacgcagtatatatatatatatatatatatatatatatatatatatatatatatccggcTGGTTTAGTTGGGCCTTGTCGTTCCAAACTGAGACGGGCCTGTAGCCCTGCACGCATGTATCACAGAGTCCGTTGGAGGCTTGGAGCACCGCGCAAGATTTATGCTTCCTTGATCTCTGCTATTCTCCTGTTCATTTCCATTCCAGGATGAAAGCGTAACTGCGCTGAGCGATTCCAGAGGTTTGACCTCGTTCTAGGAAAGGATTATTCACTTTGCAATCCTATGTTCTAAAAGCTCTCGTATGAAAAAAAATCGTTAGGAAGTTAATCTTATAGAAATCCTTCGTGTCAGAGTAATAAAACTAGTACACAGAAATCAAAGTTTTATCCTCCATTGTCACAATTCTACGATCTGATTGACCTGAGATAACCCAGGCGGGCGGGCATATTAGATGTAATCCGGGAGAAAGAAGTGCACAATCATTTGATGGCCATCAGGCAAACTGATCCTAGACACGGCCCCAGAAGCTTTACTTGTAACCAAGTGCTTGTATGTGCTTTATGTACAAGGACACCACAATTACATGGAGTACAGGTTAGTACATCCGTTATGTTATCTTACAACAGCACGAGCCCCTCTCCTATGCATCAAATCCGCATCTGTTGGATACTCGTATCAGCAGCAAACAGCTGCTTCAGTTGGGTACTCGTATCAGCAGCAAAAACAGCTCGCTTGGACAAAATAAAGCTCACTCTTCAGCGAAATGCAGCATTGGAGGTTCCTTCCTAACCAACACAGCAAGTCGTGGAAGCCCTAGCATCCCCAGTTCTACATGATCGATGGAATCAAGTCATTCTTATCCGAGAAGAATGACAGATTTCGAAATGCATCGAGGCTATTTGCCATCAGGCGGCTCCAACTATTTTGACTGTCCCCTATCAGTATGTCATCGGCTTGATGTCTCACAGACGGTATGTCCAAGTCCAGTGGTCCGAGTGAATCAGGCTGCCAAGAAAAAAAAAGTAAGCTCAGCTAAGATAATGCCAGTACAAAAGAACATTATGATTTCTTCAAGTACCCAATATATGTCAGCTAAAGATTGATCCTTCAACTCATTAGTCCCATCATTTCGAGGTGGCGATTTAGCATAAAACTCCTCTTCGTCTTTGGCATCATCATTATAAGGATTATCACCATCAGCCTCTCCTCCAGTCAAGTCCTAATACATGAGATAACACATAAATAAACAAGGTCAACAACTCAATCGTATAAACTTATTTTGCTTCTAGGAGAACCCAAAAGATGT
It encodes:
- the LOC136502529 gene encoding uncharacterized protein, which translates into the protein MESAVNPKAYPLADAQLTMGILDIVQQAANYKQLKKGANEATKTLNRGISEFVVMAADTEPLEILLHLPLLAEDKNVPYVFVPSKQALGRACGVTRPVIACSVTSNEGSQLKLQIQGLKDSIEKLLI